In Miscanthus floridulus cultivar M001 chromosome 5, ASM1932011v1, whole genome shotgun sequence, one genomic interval encodes:
- the LOC136454762 gene encoding uncharacterized protein, giving the protein MPLGQIDLPITFRDLSNYRMETLTFEVVGFHGTYHTILGCPCDAKFMAIHNYTYLKLKMPGPCGVITIGTSFQHAYEFEIECCEHTAAMVASKELAASRKEVTKEALDPKRSARSFEPVEGTKDVFIDPSVSKGKVVCIGTTLSSE; this is encoded by the coding sequence atgccacttgggcagatcgatctacccatcaccttcagggatctatccaattataggatggagaccctcaccttcgaggtggtcgggttccatggaacctaccacaccattCTAGGATGTCCATGCgatgcaaagttcatggccatccataactacacctatctaaagttgaagatgccaggaccatgtggggtcatcaccatcggcacctccttccaacatGCCTATGAGTTCGAGATCGAGTGCTGCGAACACACCGCGGCGATggtcgcctccaaggagcttgcggccagcaggaaggaggtcaccaaagaagcatTAGACCCCAAGCGGTCGGCTAGGTCTTTTGAGCCAGTGGAGGGCACCAAGGATGTCTTCATAGACCCTAGCgtctccaagggcaaagtggtgtgcattggcaccacgctttcctccgaatag